Proteins found in one Pseudorasbora parva isolate DD20220531a chromosome 11, ASM2467924v1, whole genome shotgun sequence genomic segment:
- the sowahab gene encoding ankyrin repeat domain-containing protein SOWAHA: MALTQDMILTFLLQHGGKVKNSDLVNKFKGLINSSDPAEKKQNRDLFKRLVNNVAVVKQVDDVKYVAVKKKYQGLAAGEKMTLNRLFDLKSPCGIDSSEIENVDFVNNNYCHCSIQSVSDSCTSGNDADFNVMESLTARVLSVTSDARSGKTGSVFALIAIKSPTNPQCELQHDERGKTLTADVERPPTVPYASLRAKRKELEAQGSPQLRRCSKITKPGGNEAKDSDIIPLGSMEHEWLVKSATGSWRQIHSLLLQDPQLAEKHNFMSGFTILHWAAKSGNGEMVCKVIDVSRQSGAGIDVNAKSYDGYTPLHIAAIHNREHVCSLLVCEYGASTKIRDNSGKKPYRYLSRDVSTEIRKMLGDPRCLQQDAPNYLKGPQNLHKGFNTLSKLFQPHITGQKKKCRRRPSFHFIREKEHCT; encoded by the coding sequence ATGGCTCTGACTCAAGATATGATCTTAACCTTTTTATTGCAGCACGGGGGGAAAGTGAAAAACTCGGATCTTGTGAACAAGTTCAAAGGACTCATAAACTCCAGCGACCCCGCGGAAAAGAAACAGAACAGAGACCTGTTCAAACGACTGGTAAATAACGTCGCCGTGGTTAAACAAGTGGACGATGTGAAGTACGTGGCTGTGAAGAAAAAATACCAAGGACTCGCAGCAGGTGAAAAAATGACACTGAACAGATTGTTCGACTTAAAATCGCCATGTGGGATTGATTCCAGTGAAATAGAGAATGTGGATTTTGTTAATAACAATTATTGTCATTGCTCCATCCAAAGTGTGAGTGATAGCTGCACAAGTGGAAATGATGCTGACTTTAATGTAATGGAGTCTTTGACGGCAAGAGTGCTCAGTGTGACAAGTGATGCTAGAAGTGGAAAAACAGGCTCTGTTTTTGCTCTTATTGCCATAAAATCTCCAACAAATCCACAATGTGAGTTGCAACATGATGAAAGGGGGAAAACACTAACAGCAGATGTCGAACGGCCACCTACAGTTCCATACGCGTCTCTGAGAGCCAAACGAAAGGAGCTGGAGGCCCAGGGTTCTCCACAACTGCGACGGTGTAGCAAAATCACCAAACCTGGTGGTAATGAGGCTAAAGACTCGGATATAATTCCTTTGGGATCAATGGAGCATGAGTGGCTTGTGAAATCTGCAACAGGGAGCTGGCGTCAGATCCACAGCCTCCTGCTGCAAGACCCTCAGCTGGCAGAGAAGCATAATTTCATGTCTGGATTCACAATTCTGCATTGGGCTGCTAAAAGTGGAAATGGTGAAATGGTGTGTAAAGTCATTGATGTTTCCAGACAGAGTGGTGCAGGGATCGACGTTAATGCCAAGTCGTATGACGGATATACACCTCTCCACATTGCCGCCATTCATAACCGTGAACATGTGTGTTCACTGCTGGTGTGTGAATATGGTGCCAGCACTAAAATACGGGATAACAGTGGGAAAAAACCCTACCGTTATCTAAGCCGAGATGTGTCAACTGAAATCAGAAAGATGCTTGGAGACCCTCGCTGTCTACAGCAGGATGCTCCAAATTATTTGAAGGGTCCTCAGAATCTCCATAAAGGATTCAACACTCTGAGTAAACTATTTCAACCCCACATCACTGGACAGAAAAAGAAATGCAGACGTCGGCCGAGCTTCCATTTCATTAGAGAGAAAGAACACTGCACTTAA
- the gdf9 gene encoding growth/differentiation factor 9, which produces MATLLFNYGARCSLPRSFMVLAVIALSFTSCYNSENESFEPDVSLHHGNILSPLLKALSEQNPWGEFTPRAKPDSRYVRYMKRLYKLSSKPDRSHEASHLYNTARLITPQEECLEQNREFFMQDISYSLNRVRTQEQLLKSVLLYSFDHNHITPFTSLCYLDVKEQKPSKDQMCSHHLRTQQSVPLISFHVHTERRVRRRWVEVDVTSFLQPLIQAHKKDIHLLINLTCVEDMVPRPGGQIHKSPVELTHRSPSLLLYLNDTSEVAYQRRATQGRMVDLMSNHLDGRSPMRESTSRKRRETLKSTDLPHVSPESSMPKLVPMYDFPTDDCDLYDFRVSFNQLKLDHWIIAPHKYNPRYCKGSCPRAVGYIYGSPVHTMVQNLIYEKLDSAVPRPSCVPSEYNPLSVLTIENDGSIAYKEYEEMIATKCTCR; this is translated from the exons ATGGCGACGCTGCTTTTTAATTATGGCGCGCGTTGTTCCCTACCCAGATCCTTTATGGTTCTCGCGGTTATCGCCCTGTCATTTACATCATGCTACAACTCTGAAAACGAGTCTTTTGAACCCGACGTCTCCCTTCACCATGGTAATATCCTGAGCCCTTTGCTGAAGGCTTTGTCCGAGCAGAACCCTTGGGGAGAATTCACACCACGAGCCAAACCTGACTCCAGATATGTGCGTTACATGAAGAGACTGTATAAACTATCATCCAAACCCGACAGGAGTCACGAGGCCTCTCATCTGTACAACACCGCGCGTCTGATCACGCCTCAGGAGGAGTGTCTCGAGCAAAACCGAG AATTCTTCATGCAGGACATTTCCTACAGTCTGAATCGAGTGAGGACTCAGGAGCAGTTACTGAAGTCAGTCCTGCTATACTCTTTCGACCACAACCACATCACCCCTTTCACATCGCTTTGCTATCTTGATGTAAAGGAGCAGAAACCCTCCAAGGATCAGATGTGTTCTCACCATCTCCGCACCCAGCAGTCAGTCCCCCTGATCAGCTTCCACGTCCACACCGAGAGAAGAGTCCGTCGCCGCTGGGTGGAGGTTGACGTGACCTCCTTCCTCCAGCCTCTCATTCAGGCCCATAAGAAGGACATCCATCTCCTGATCAATTTGACCTGCGTTGAAGATATGGTCCCCAGACCCGGAGGCCAGATTCATAAGAGCCCGGTTGAGCTAACTCACAGATCTCCCTCCCTTCTTTTGTACCTAAATGACACCAGCGAGGTTGCGTACCAGAGAAGAGCCACGCAAGGTAGGATGGTAGATCTGATGTCAAACCACTTGGATGGAAGGTCCCCAATGCGGGAGTCAACTTCACGAAAGCGACGAGAAACCCTAAAGAGCACCGATTTGCCACATGTGAGTCCGGAAAGCAGCATGCCCAAACTCGTCCCCATGTATGACTTTCCGACAGATGACTGTGACCTGTATGATTTCAGAGTGAGCTTCAATCAGCTCAAACTGGACCACTGGATCATAGCGCCTCACAAGTACAATCCAAGGTACTGTAAGGGGTCTTGTCCAAGGGCCGTGGGATACATCTATGGGTCACCAGTGCACACCATGGTTCAGAACCTCATTTACGAGAAGCTAGACTCCGCTGTGCCCAGACCTTCATGTGTGCCCTCAGAATACAACCCATTAAGTGTCCTGACCATTGAGAACGACGGCTCCATTGCCTACAAGGAGTATGAGGAGATGATCGCTACCAAATGCACTTGTCGATAA